In Myxosarcina sp. GI1, the DNA window CCTAATTTAGATTTAAACATTAGTAATAAACGGAGCGGGTGGCAATCGTGTTATTTTAAAGACACATTTTTTCAGTATAATTACGGTATAAAAAAAATAGATAATATTAATTAGGTAGTCTTCGTCTCACTTTGATGGATAATTTTATTGGTCAATTCAATCAATTGATAAAATCGCGACGTTCGACCAAACCTCGTTTTTTTAATGGAACAAAAATAAAACCCGAGTTAGTTTGGCAAATTTTAGAAAATGCTAATTGGGCACCCAATCACGGTTTAACACAACCTTGGCGATTTAAAGTTTTTAGCGACCTTGGTTTAGAAAAGTTAGCTAAATTTCAAGCAGATCTTTACAAACAAACTACTCCAGCAGAAAAATTTCAGCCTGAAAAATACGAAAGAATGAAGACAAATTTACTTAAGTCTTCTCATGTAATAATTATTTGTATGCAGCGTCAGAAATCCGAAAAAATACCAGAAATAGAAGAAATAGAAGCAGTCGCCTGTAGCGTGCAAAATATGGCATTAACAGCAGCAGCCTATGGAATCTGTAGTTTTTGGGGTTCGGGAGGAGTGACCTACACAGACGAACTAAAACAGTTTTTGGGTTTAAATCCTAAAGATCGTTGTTTGGGATATTTATATCTTGGCTATAGCGATAATCCTGCTACTAAGAGCGATCGCAGCCCAATTAAAGATAAGGTGGAGTGGATTGAGTAAAAAAGTCAAAAGTCAAAAGGTAAAAGGTAAAACCGACATTCCGCAGGTAATTAGCTCAAAGAAATAATTAATTGAATTTACTTGATTTTAGCTCGTATGCAGCGATTGGCTTCGCCAGTGCCAAAGGCAATCGCACTTCACAAATTAAACTCAGCAAGAAAGGCGATCGCGCTTCTAGTAATTAATTGTCTGAAATAACTGTATAACAAGTATTTATAGATGATTTTTAGCCAATTAATTATTGAGAAACAAAATTTATGTGCGGAATGTCGGGTAAAAGGTTTTAATTTCCAAGGAACATTTAACAAGATTAGATTATTTAACGAGATAATAGTTGATTTGGTATCAACTCTTTCCCTGGATTAACTTTAAAAGCTGTGCTTCGGTAAGTTGGGTAATTCCAAGTTGTTGGGCTTTGGCTAGTTTAGAACCTGCATCTTCGCCAACTACTACATAGTCGGTTTTGCTGCTTACCGCACTCGTAACTTTGCCCCCAGCTTGCTCGATTAAATTTTTAGCTTCGTTGCGTTTGAGAGTGGGTAAAGTGCCAGTAACTACGAAGGTTTTTCCAGTCAGGGATGTAGACTGAGTAGCGTTATCTGTTGGCGAAAAATTTTGAAATTGCAGTCCTACCTTTTGTAAACTATTAATTAATGCTTGATTGGCAGTAATTTCAAACCATTCCTTAAGCGATCGCGCAATTTCCGTTCCAATACCATAAACGGCTTCTAGAGTCTCTACAGATGCTGAGGACAACTGTTCGATGGTAGGAAAATTCTCCGCTAGTATTTTAGCGTTAACGCTGCCGACATAGCGAATACCCAAACCATATAAAACTCTGGCATAAGGTTGCTGTTTGGAAGCGGCGATCGCTGCAACTAATTTTGCTGCTGATTTAGTTCCCATTCTCTCTAGATCGGCAATTTGTTCGACCTCTAAAGAGTAAAGATCGACAATAGAATTAACCAAACCCCGCTCGATTAGCAAGATAACAATCTTTTCCCCCAAACCGCGAATATCGAGCGCGTCGCGAGAAGCCCAGTGAATGATGCTACCCCTTAAAATAGCGGGACAGGAACTATTGACGCAGCGAGTCACCGCCTCACCTGAAGGACGAACTAAAGGCGAGTTACATTCAGGACAATGACTGGGCATTTGATAGGGTTGGGTGTTGGCAGGACGTAACTCAATTAGAACGCGCACTACTTCGGGAATGATTTCTCCTGCCTTGTGAACGATTACCGTGTCGCCAACACGCAGATCTAATTCGGCAACGCGATCGCTATTATGTAACGTCGCTCTTTGTACGGTCGTACCTGCTAACTGTACGGGTTGCATAATTGCCATTGGCGTAACCGCTCCCGTTCTCCCGACATTAACGATGATATCTTTAACTACGGTGGGAGATTCTTCTGCTGGATATTTAAGCGCGATCGCCCAGCGAGGAAATTTTTGGGTAAATCCTAGCTGCTGCTGCAACCGATAGCTATTGAGTTTTACCACTACGCCATCGGTCATGTATGCCAGATTTTTTCTGGCTAGATCCCAGTGTCGATAGTATTCAGCTATTTCTTCTACCGACTGGCATAACTTGCGATTGGGATTGACTAAAAAACCCATCTCCTGCAAAAATTCCAGCGACTCCCACTGAGAACTAATCTCTGATTGGGGCAAATGCAGCGTGTAAGCAAAAAAGTTTAGTTGGCGAGCGGCAACTATTTTAGAATCTAGCTGGCGCAAAGTACCAGAGGCAGCATTCCTGGGATTAGCGAATAAGGATTCTCCTCGCTCTTGTCTTTCTTGGTTGATTGCTTCAAATATATCTAACGGTAAAAATGCCTCACCTCTTACTTCTACGGTTGCAGGGGGGTTATCTAAATTTAATTTTAAGGGAATAGTTTTAATCGTACGCACGTTTTGAGTGATATCTTCTCCTCTAACACCATCGCCTCTGGTTGCACCTTTAACTAAAATACCGTTTTCATAAGTTAAAGCCAATGCCGAACCGTCAATTTTTAATTCGCAAACATAAGCAAAATCATTGACTTTAGAGGCTTGCCTCTGCCATCTAGACTGCCATCGCTCTAACTCCTCTAAGTTAAAAGCATTTTCCAAACTGTAGAGGGGAATCCGATGCTTTACAGAAGTAAACTTAGATGCAGGTTTGTCTCCCACTCTTTGAGTAGGACTGTCGGGCGTTATTAGTTGGGGATATTGAGTTTCTAATTCTTGTAGCTGGCGATACAGGCGATCGTAAACTTCATCTGGCATTATCGGGCGATCGAGGACGTAATAAGCATAACCCGCTCGCTGTAGTTCTACTCTTAGCTGTGCGATTCTCTGCTCGATTTCTGAAGTTACTGCTGCCACCAAATTTCTTCCTGTAGGGACTATTTTATAGTATATAAGTACTTGTATACTTTTTAGTTAAAGTTTTTAGTTTAAATATATAAACAAAACTCTATAATTAACCAACAATTCATACTAGAATACAAAAAAACAAATCTCCAGCGACTAACCTAGCGTCAATGCAAATAAGGTGACTCAGAGGCAGCCGAACACCAGATTTACAATAGCATCTTCAAAGGTTGAATTAGCCCAAACTTATTATGGTCTATTAGAACTGCATCCTGCTGCTTCTAACATCGCCATACGCCGTAGCTATCGTCAGTTAAGCAAAAAATATCATCCCGACACGACTAAATTACCCCTCGATGTTGCCAAAGCTAAATTTCAGCAACTCAATGAAGCTTACGCTACTTTAAGCAATCCTCAAAGGCGATCGCTTTACGATTTAGAAATTGGTTATTCACGCTTCAATGTAATTCAACCAAACTGGGATTCAACTTCAGAAACAGTAGGCAAAAGTGCCTATTTAGATCCTACAGATCGCCCTCTTTCGGCTGGTGAGGTTTTTGTTTTGGTACTTCTAGGTTTTACGTTTGTGGGGTGTCTGTTGTTAGTAGTAGCGATCGCTTACTGGCGAGGTGAGCTTCCTGGCTGAAACCAGCTCGATCTTTGTATAATTGTCTAGCTGGCAAAATGTTTGAATTATGGAATTACCCCAATCTGATACACCTCTATACAATCATTCTTTACCGACTATCGAACAATGGTTGAGCGATCGCGGATGTCGGCAAGATCGGGAAAATCTTCACTGTTGGTATATTGAAAAACCAGCCTGGAAAGCCGAAATTTGTCTGGATATTGAAGAACTAGTAGTATGTTACCTCGAAGCAGGAGAGGGCGAGCAGGATATCAATCGTTCGTTTAAATATTCTCTCAGTCGTCAAGATATCGAAGATGCAGTATTTTCTGGACCGTAAATATTGAGAGGTAATTTAAATAATTCCGAAATGTTTGAGTGTACGAGCGAAATATTGAGCGAACATTTGTTGTTTTTTTCGACTTATTTGTTCTATTTTTCAATTTCTTACAAAATAAGCTCCATTAGATTAAAAAATTATAGTGCAGCATGAGCGATCGAATCTCAAATACATACCGCTATTAACGAAAACAACAATTTTACAAACTATACAAACGTTTCTTATTCATAATTAAAGATTGAAAACCATTGTGCTGAAAATACTCTCGCCATTCTTCAGCAACAGCTAATTCTAAATATTTTTCAGGATATAAATCGATCGCCCGTTCCAAATAAGTAATCGCCCAATTAGTTTTCTTTAACTCTCGATAACAACAAGCCAAACGATAACAAACCCGATCCGAATTAGAAGTAGTAGCCAAAGCACGATCGTAACAGGCGATCGCATCGAAAAAACGGTTTGATTGTTCTAGAATAGTTCCTTTGCGATACCAAGCCCAAAAATCATTAGGTCTAATAGTCAAAGCGCGGTCGTATTCATCCAAAGCCAAGACTAATTTACCCCACTGATGAAAAGCTTCAGCCTGACGATAGTAACTCCAGAAATCATCAGGACGTAACTCTAATGCTTGCTGATAATAAGCAATCGCTTTTTCATAATTAGCCTGTTCGCGCCAGGCTTCGCCCAAACGATAAATTGTCCAATAATCATTTGGATGAGTATTTAAAGCTTTTTCAAAACAGATAATTGCTTTTTCGCTAACACCTAATTCATGAAAATAAATACATCCCTGCTGATACCACGCCCAATAGTTATGAGGTTTGATAGTTGCTGCCCGATGATAATTGTCTACCGCTCCTTGATAATCACCCAACTTTTCTAAAACTACCCCTTTGCGATACCATGCCCAATAGTCATGAGGATGATATTCTAAAGCGCGATCGTAACTGACTAAAGCTTCTTGATAAAAACCTCGTTCGCGTAAAGTATTGCCTTGCTGATACCATCCTTGATAATTATCGGGTCTACACTCTAGAGGTTTAAACATTGTCTTAGCCATAGTTAGAGGTTTAAATATTCACGCTAATTTTAAAATTAAAAACTTCCCATGCTCAAAAGCGATTTATTAATTTATCGACATAGTGGAGATACTATAGTACCTAAAAAGTTAGCGATCGATAACTACACTATAGCTTTAGCTGAAGCTGCGATCGCCTGTTTTCAAAACTGTGTGGGTAAAACCCAGGGCGAATTAGATCGACAATTGCTCGAACTAGAAGGAGAAAGCCCCGATTATCGAGTTAAAAGAGGTCTAGCACATTTATTACGCAACAGCTTCTCTACTTTTGAAATTATAAGTCCTCTCGAACCACAAATTCTGAGGAAGCAAGTATTTTCCGAAGCAGCAAAGACAGCAACTCTGCCTCGTAATCGCAGTCAAACAATCGAAACTATCGCTCATACTCTAACTGGAGAACTAAAACGAATTGTATCGCGTCAGGAAATAGAAGCGGGTTTATATGCCGACCTACAAGAAAATCGAATTTTAACCCAATTCGAGCCTCCCGTTGCCGAAGCTTTATTGCATCGCTACAATCTCTCGCAAGTACAGGGAATCTTCTATCGTGCTAGCAACGTAGTTATCAATGCCTACCGCAACGATCCAGGAGAGTACAAACTACTATTTCGCTATTTAAAGTTATTTCAGTTGATGGCATACATTGAAGGCGATGCCGATACTGGCTTTACTTTAACTATCGACGGTCCAGCCAGCTTATTTAAAGCCAGCACTCGTTATGGTTTGGCACTAGCAAAAATGATTCCTGCTTTGCTACACGTTAGTAAATGGAGTCTGCAAGCCAAACTACAAAACCGCGACCCTTATTCAGGCAACGTTAAAACGGGTAAATTTTTTTTAGCAAGCGATCGCTGCGGTTTGGTAACGCACTATCCTCCCGGGAAACCCTACGATAGTATGCTAGAAGCCTCGTTTGCCAAAAGCTGGGCAAAAACTAATACCGAATGGCGACTAGAAAGAGAAGTAGATCTCATTCCCCTACCTGGTAGCGTCATGATTCCCGATTTTCGTTTGGTGCATCCCGACGGCAGAGATTTTTTATTAGAAATAGTTGGTTATTGGCGACCAGAATATTTAAGAAAAAAATTCTATCAGGTAAACAATGCCGATGCCGATAATATAATATTGGCTATTTCCGAACGACTCAATTTAGAAAAGGCAGGAGTTAAATTCACCAATCTACCCCATCAAGTCATTTGGTTTAAAAGCAAGCTACAAGCACAAGCAGTTTTAAAAGTTCTAGATTGAGAGCAGAAAAAAAAGTTTGTACCAACTTTTTCTGTTTTCCATTGAGTAAATAAAGTAACTTTCTACTCTCCTAAAGCCTTATTTTTACATACTCAACCAACCCGCCACAGTACCTGGTAAAGGAAGAATCGCAATAACAAAGAGAGCCAAAGCAAGTAAACCCAAGGCATCACGCCAATTATTAAGCTGAGTAACATCATTTAAAGCTGGCTGGTCGATTAAAGGAATGAACCATAAAACAATTGCCCAAATCCAAAAATAAGGATGAACTAAAGCAAATAAGAGCGCTAAAATACGGGTAATTTGTCCGATCGCAATTGCGGTTCTTTGTCCGAATACGGCATGAGCTATATGTCCCCCATCTAATTGTCCGATCGGCATTAAGTTAATCGTCGTAAATAGCAAACCAATACAGCCAGCGGCAGCTAAAGGATGAAGCTCGACTCCCATTCCTGCTTGCAGGGGATTGCCCAAACTAAATTTAGCCAGCAAACTCAATAACAGAGACATACGGGGATCGAAAGCCGCAAAACTAAATTCGGTTGAATCTTCAAGTGTTGTTACTGTAGATAGAGAAAGCCCCCAGATTAAAATTACTACAGTTAAAATAAAGCTGCAAATCGAGCCGAGAATGGCAACGTCAAATAGAGCTTGTCGATTGGGAATGGGCGATTTTTTTTGTGTAAATGCACCCAGAGTACCCAGACTAAAATTATCAAAAAAGAAAGAGGGAAAAGGAATAAAATAAGGCAATGACGTGCGAATTTGATAGTGATTAGCCGTAAAATAATTGCACAGTTCTCTAACTCCCAAAATCAGCATTAGTGGTAAACTGTATGCCAATCCAGGTACTAGTAAATTGAGATTATCGGAAATTTCTTCTGGAGATACCTCCCCAATGCTAGCTCCAGCTAATGTAGCAGTAGCCAAAGTAAGCAAAAACATACCAATGGCAAGGGCAAAATTGTTATCTTGCCGCAATTCTTTTTGAGCCTGGGGGTTTGGTACTAAGGCAAAAAATGGTTTGCCGCGAAAACTCTCTTGAAAAATCAGAAAAAAGCGATCGCCAAAAGCCTGCTCGATATTATTTTTTATTTCCGCGTAGGCTTTTTCTGGTATAGTTTTGAGTTTTCCCCGACAAAATATAGCTTGAGGTCGATTGTCGATGTTTTGCAGATAGTATATGTTCCAAGGAAAACAGTTGCGTAAAGTTGCTTCTTCCTGACGGTCGATCAAACGTGGAGGAGAAGGTTTTTGTACCGATTTAGCCATTGTAGTGTTAGGTTGTTCTTGAGTTGTGGTAGTTGTAGCTTTTGCTGGTTTTCCTCTCTGCACTAGCCAACCATACAAAATAGGACAAATAATCAGAGGAAATAAAAAGATTGCCAAAGGCAAAGGTTGCTCTGTTCCAAAAGCAAAAGTCCAGGCAGTCCAAATAAAAGCAGGAAGCATCAGAACCAACCAACACAGCCATATAGGTGTGTTAGTTACATCCTTCAGGCTTCGTCTAACCATAAAATAAGCTAGTAAGCTAAGTACAATTAAAATTAACCAAAGTTTCATAAAAAGCAATCTGAATTTTTAAAAATATTTCATTTTTGACACCAAGAAAATCTCGGTGAAATTGAATTTAATCTTAAATTTATGACTAAAAACTAAATATATTGAAAACAATTAGACAATTTAAATAACATCACAATTTAAGAATGCCCCAAAAGTCTACAGAAATTAATGCTAATAACAGTAATACCAAACTTCCCCGTCTTGTTTTGCCAGGAATATACGCCTTTGCTCCCAATCGAGATACATTAGGTGGAACTGCTTACTTTATTGTAGATAAAAGCGGTAATGTTCTTCTCGACTCTCCTGCCTGGAATGAGAATCATCAACATTTTTTAACAACACACGGCGGTGTTCGCTGGTGGATTTTTAGCCATAGAGGAGGCATAGGCAAAGGTGTTCGGCAAATACAAGAAACATTAAAGTGTGAAATTATATTACAAGAACAAGAAGCTTATCTGTTACCAGAAGTAAAAGTTAGTTCGTTTAATGAAGAGCTAGCTTTAAGTTCCGATGGTAACTTAATTTGGACTCCCGGGCATTCTCCTGGTAGTAGCTGTTTGTATCTAAATAAGCAAGACGGTGTTTTATTTTCTGGCAGACATCTATTGCCTGAATCGCCAGAAACAATCAAACCACTACTAACGGCTAAAACATTTCATTGGTGGCGACAGATAAAAAGCGTTGCTAAATTACGCGATCGCTTTTCTGCTGACACTTTACAATATATACTCCCTGGAGCAAACACGGGTTATTTGAGGGGTAAAGGCTATATCGATAATGCCTATGAAAAACTAGTAGCCTTAGATTTAGCGGCTTTAAAAACCTGCCAACAAACAAGTTGAAGCTATTGCTGAGTTAGATTGCGATTGATAAATTAACAATCGCTACGAAAACTACTCTCTACTTTCTCCTCGACTGTAACTGGCGATAGACATCGCGGATATCTACCTGATGGTAAGCTAAAGCAACTAAAACATGGTAGAACAAGTCGGCAACTTCTGAGGCGATCGCACCTTTTTCGTCATCTTTACAAGCCATTACTACTTCTGCGCTTTCTTCGCCAATTTTTTTGAGAATTTTGTTATCACCCCCCTCTAATAACTTACACGTATAAGACTCTGGCGAAGGATTAGCGGCGCGATCGCTAATAACGCGATAGATTTCTGACAGGGTGTCGGCTGGTGGTGCGGCTTTGGTGGGTCGAATTGGGGAGGACGCGAGTAAAGAGGTTTCCTCGTTACTTCTAGCCGTCCGTGATGCTCCATCTGCAATAGGAGACGCAGTGTTTTCACTGCTGTCTACCTGATGAAAACAGCTTCGTTCCCCCGTATGACAGGCAACATCGCCAATTTGTTCAACGGTAATTAGTAAAGTATCGCTATCGCAGTCGTAACGTAGCGACCGTACTTTTTGAATATGTCCCGAAGTCGCGCCTTTGTGCCACAATTCTTGTCGCGAGCGACTCCAGTACCAAGTTTCGCCAGTTTCTAAAGTTTTTTGCAGAGATTCACGGTTCATCCATGCCATCATCAATACCGTACCGTCTAAGTAATCTTGAGCGATCGCGGGAACTAAGCCTTTTTCGTTGTAGCGAATGCGATCTAGAGGAATGCTGGATTTGAAAGACATGATGTTAAACGGTAATTATCTCTATTTTTAAAGTTGTATTTTCTCATGTTAAGAATACCAAATCCGCTTTTTCAATCCGAGCAAAGGTATCTCAATGACTTATTATTAAAAAGTGTAAACCAGATTCAAAAAGGACATAAGACTTATGGCTTTAGAAGTTGGAACAACTGCGCCTGATTTTACTACTATCGATGATGAAGGAAACAGCGTTTCTTTAGCCGATTTTAAAGGCAAAACCGTAGTGCTTTACTTTTATCCTAAAGACGATACCCCAGGCTGTACCAAACAGGCTCAAAGCTTTCGCGATAATATCAGTCAGTACCAGGATAAAGACGTAGTAGTTTTAGGAGTAAGTGCCGATGATCGGGCATCTCACAAAAAGTTTAAGGAAAAATATGGTTTACCTTTTACCTTACTAGTAGATAGC includes these proteins:
- a CDS encoding nitroreductase, which codes for MDNFIGQFNQLIKSRRSTKPRFFNGTKIKPELVWQILENANWAPNHGLTQPWRFKVFSDLGLEKLAKFQADLYKQTTPAEKFQPEKYERMKTNLLKSSHVIIICMQRQKSEKIPEIEEIEAVACSVQNMALTAAAYGICSFWGSGGVTYTDELKQFLGLNPKDRCLGYLYLGYSDNPATKSDRSPIKDKVEWIE
- the ligA gene encoding NAD-dependent DNA ligase LigA, producing MAAVTSEIEQRIAQLRVELQRAGYAYYVLDRPIMPDEVYDRLYRQLQELETQYPQLITPDSPTQRVGDKPASKFTSVKHRIPLYSLENAFNLEELERWQSRWQRQASKVNDFAYVCELKIDGSALALTYENGILVKGATRGDGVRGEDITQNVRTIKTIPLKLNLDNPPATVEVRGEAFLPLDIFEAINQERQERGESLFANPRNAASGTLRQLDSKIVAARQLNFFAYTLHLPQSEISSQWESLEFLQEMGFLVNPNRKLCQSVEEIAEYYRHWDLARKNLAYMTDGVVVKLNSYRLQQQLGFTQKFPRWAIALKYPAEESPTVVKDIIVNVGRTGAVTPMAIMQPVQLAGTTVQRATLHNSDRVAELDLRVGDTVIVHKAGEIIPEVVRVLIELRPANTQPYQMPSHCPECNSPLVRPSGEAVTRCVNSSCPAILRGSIIHWASRDALDIRGLGEKIVILLIERGLVNSIVDLYSLEVEQIADLERMGTKSAAKLVAAIAASKQQPYARVLYGLGIRYVGSVNAKILAENFPTIEQLSSASVETLEAVYGIGTEIARSLKEWFEITANQALINSLQKVGLQFQNFSPTDNATQSTSLTGKTFVVTGTLPTLKRNEAKNLIEQAGGKVTSAVSSKTDYVVVGEDAGSKLAKAQQLGITQLTEAQLLKLIQGKS
- a CDS encoding J domain-containing protein, with protein sequence MTQRQPNTRFTIASSKVELAQTYYGLLELHPAASNIAIRRSYRQLSKKYHPDTTKLPLDVAKAKFQQLNEAYATLSNPQRRSLYDLEIGYSRFNVIQPNWDSTSETVGKSAYLDPTDRPLSAGEVFVLVLLGFTFVGCLLLVVAIAYWRGELPG
- a CDS encoding DUF3143 domain-containing protein, whose translation is MELPQSDTPLYNHSLPTIEQWLSDRGCRQDRENLHCWYIEKPAWKAEICLDIEELVVCYLEAGEGEQDINRSFKYSLSRQDIEDAVFSGP
- a CDS encoding lipopolysaccharide assembly protein LapB, translating into MFKPLECRPDNYQGWYQQGNTLRERGFYQEALVSYDRALEYHPHDYWAWYRKGVVLEKLGDYQGAVDNYHRAATIKPHNYWAWYQQGCIYFHELGVSEKAIICFEKALNTHPNDYWTIYRLGEAWREQANYEKAIAYYQQALELRPDDFWSYYRQAEAFHQWGKLVLALDEYDRALTIRPNDFWAWYRKGTILEQSNRFFDAIACYDRALATTSNSDRVCYRLACCYRELKKTNWAITYLERAIDLYPEKYLELAVAEEWREYFQHNGFQSLIMNKKRLYSL
- a CDS encoding DUF790 family protein; protein product: MLKSDLLIYRHSGDTIVPKKLAIDNYTIALAEAAIACFQNCVGKTQGELDRQLLELEGESPDYRVKRGLAHLLRNSFSTFEIISPLEPQILRKQVFSEAAKTATLPRNRSQTIETIAHTLTGELKRIVSRQEIEAGLYADLQENRILTQFEPPVAEALLHRYNLSQVQGIFYRASNVVINAYRNDPGEYKLLFRYLKLFQLMAYIEGDADTGFTLTIDGPASLFKASTRYGLALAKMIPALLHVSKWSLQAKLQNRDPYSGNVKTGKFFLASDRCGLVTHYPPGKPYDSMLEASFAKSWAKTNTEWRLEREVDLIPLPGSVMIPDFRLVHPDGRDFLLEIVGYWRPEYLRKKFYQVNNADADNIILAISERLNLEKAGVKFTNLPHQVIWFKSKLQAQAVLKVLD
- a CDS encoding site-2 protease family protein; its protein translation is MKLWLILIVLSLLAYFMVRRSLKDVTNTPIWLCWLVLMLPAFIWTAWTFAFGTEQPLPLAIFLFPLIICPILYGWLVQRGKPAKATTTTTQEQPNTTMAKSVQKPSPPRLIDRQEEATLRNCFPWNIYYLQNIDNRPQAIFCRGKLKTIPEKAYAEIKNNIEQAFGDRFFLIFQESFRGKPFFALVPNPQAQKELRQDNNFALAIGMFLLTLATATLAGASIGEVSPEEISDNLNLLVPGLAYSLPLMLILGVRELCNYFTANHYQIRTSLPYFIPFPSFFFDNFSLGTLGAFTQKKSPIPNRQALFDVAILGSICSFILTVVILIWGLSLSTVTTLEDSTEFSFAAFDPRMSLLLSLLAKFSLGNPLQAGMGVELHPLAAAGCIGLLFTTINLMPIGQLDGGHIAHAVFGQRTAIAIGQITRILALLFALVHPYFWIWAIVLWFIPLIDQPALNDVTQLNNWRDALGLLALALFVIAILPLPGTVAGWLSM
- the hisIE gene encoding bifunctional phosphoribosyl-AMP cyclohydrolase/phosphoribosyl-ATP diphosphatase HisIE, which codes for MSFKSSIPLDRIRYNEKGLVPAIAQDYLDGTVLMMAWMNRESLQKTLETGETWYWSRSRQELWHKGATSGHIQKVRSLRYDCDSDTLLITVEQIGDVACHTGERSCFHQVDSSENTASPIADGASRTARSNEETSLLASSPIRPTKAAPPADTLSEIYRVISDRAANPSPESYTCKLLEGGDNKILKKIGEESAEVVMACKDDEKGAIASEVADLFYHVLVALAYHQVDIRDVYRQLQSRRK
- a CDS encoding peroxiredoxin codes for the protein MALEVGTTAPDFTTIDDEGNSVSLADFKGKTVVLYFYPKDDTPGCTKQAQSFRDNISQYQDKDVVVLGVSADDRASHKKFKEKYGLPFTLLVDSDKKIIQAYDVDGGGYAKRVTYIIDGEGKIAHVDSNVNTSTHAGDILASMS